The Primulina eburnea isolate SZY01 chromosome 8, ASM2296580v1, whole genome shotgun sequence genome contains a region encoding:
- the LOC140838821 gene encoding peroxisomal membrane protein PMP22 isoform X2 → MGSVAKKGLQQYLAQLQQHPLRTKIFGSAYLGPFGHFFHILLDKLFKGKKDTKTVAKKVVLEQLTSSPWNNMLFMIYYGFVIEGRPWFHVKAKIKKEYPAVQYTAWTFWPVVGWINHQYVPLQFRVVVQSVIACFWGIFLNLRARSMALTK, encoded by the exons ATGGGGTCGGTTGCCAAGAAGGGGTTGCAGCAGTATTTGGCACAACTCCAACAACACCCTCTTAGAACCAAG ATTTTTGGTTCTGCATATCTGGGTCCGTTTGGGCATTTCTTTCACATTTTGTTAGACAAACTTTTCAAGGGGAAGAAAGACACAAAAACTGTTGCCAAGAAG GTGGTGCTGGAACAGCTGACGTCTTCCCCTTGGAACAACATGCTCTTTATGATTTACTATGGATTTGTTATCGAAG GGAGACCCTGGTTTCATGTGAAAGCTAAAATCAAGAAGGAATATCCGGCTGTGCAGTATACAGCCTGGACG TTCTGGCCAGTTGTTGGATGGATAAACCACCAGTATGTGCCTCTGCAGTTCCGAGTTGTTGTCCAAAGCGTCATCGCCTGTTTCTG gGGTATATTTCTGAATCTTAGAGCAAGATCTATGGCACTGACTAAATAA
- the LOC140838821 gene encoding peroxisomal membrane protein PMP22 isoform X1 — MGSVAKKGLQQYLAQLQQHPLRTKMITAGVLSAISDIVAQKLSGFQKLQLKRLLLKVIFGSAYLGPFGHFFHILLDKLFKGKKDTKTVAKKVVLEQLTSSPWNNMLFMIYYGFVIEGRPWFHVKAKIKKEYPAVQYTAWTFWPVVGWINHQYVPLQFRVVVQSVIACFWGIFLNLRARSMALTK, encoded by the exons ATGGGGTCGGTTGCCAAGAAGGGGTTGCAGCAGTATTTGGCACAACTCCAACAACACCCTCTTAGAACCAAG ATGATAACAGCGGGAGTACTTTCAGCGATTAGTGACATAGTGGCACAGAAGCTTTCTGGCTTTCAGAAACTACAACTCAAACGCCTTCTTCTTAAAGTG ATTTTTGGTTCTGCATATCTGGGTCCGTTTGGGCATTTCTTTCACATTTTGTTAGACAAACTTTTCAAGGGGAAGAAAGACACAAAAACTGTTGCCAAGAAG GTGGTGCTGGAACAGCTGACGTCTTCCCCTTGGAACAACATGCTCTTTATGATTTACTATGGATTTGTTATCGAAG GGAGACCCTGGTTTCATGTGAAAGCTAAAATCAAGAAGGAATATCCGGCTGTGCAGTATACAGCCTGGACG TTCTGGCCAGTTGTTGGATGGATAAACCACCAGTATGTGCCTCTGCAGTTCCGAGTTGTTGTCCAAAGCGTCATCGCCTGTTTCTG gGGTATATTTCTGAATCTTAGAGCAAGATCTATGGCACTGACTAAATAA